The Macaca fascicularis isolate 582-1 chromosome 1, T2T-MFA8v1.1 genome includes a window with the following:
- the KPLCE gene encoding protein KPLCE: MCDQQKQPQFPPSCVKGSGLGAGQGTNGASVKCPVPCQTKAVCVTGPAPCPTQTYVKYQVPCQTQTYVKCPAPCQTTYVKYPTPCQTYVKCPAPCQTTYTTYVKCPTPCQTYVKCPAPCQTTYIKSPAPCQTQTCCVQGASPCQSYYVQAPASGSTSQNCAPDPCSAPCSTSYCCLAPRTFGVSPLRRWIQRPQDCNTGSSGCCDNSGSSGCCGSGGCGCSCGCGSSGCCGSGCCCLGIIPMRSRGPACCDHEDDCCC, translated from the exons ATGTGTGACCAGCAGAAGCAGCCACAGTTCCCTCCATCTTGTGTGAAAGGCTCGGGACTAGGGGCTGGACAGGGTACCAATGGTGCCTCTGTGAAATGCCCAGTTCCATGCCAGACCAAAGCTGTCTGTGTGACGGGCCCTGCTCCATGCCCCACTCAAACCTATGTGAAGTACCAAGTTCCATGCCAGACTCAAACCTACGTGAAGTGCCCAGCTCCCTGCCAGACGACCTACGTGAAATACCCAACTCCCTGCCAAACTTACGTGAAGTGTCCAGCTCCCTGCCAGACGACCTAT ACGACCTATGTGAAATGCCCAACTCCCTGCCAAACCTACGTGAAGTGCCCAGCTCCCTGCCAGACGACCTACATTAAAAGTCCAGCTCCCTGCCAGACCCAGACGTGCTGTGTCCAGGGTGCTTCTCCTTGCCAGAGCTATTACGTTCAAGCTCCTGCAAGTGGCTCAACCTCCCAGAACTGTGCCCCTGACCCATGCTCTGCTCCCTGTTCCACCAGCTACTGTTGTCTGGCTCCCCGGACCTTCGGCGTGAGTCCCCTGAGACGCTGGATTCAGCGGCCCCAGGACTGCAACACAGGATCGTCTGGCTGCTGTGACAATTCGGGAAGCTCTGGATGCTGTGGTTCTGGGGGCTGTGGCTGCAGCTGTGGATGTGGCAGCTCTGGGTGCTGTGGCTCTGGGTGCTGCTGTTTGGGAATCATCCCCATGAGGTCCCGAGGTCCTGCATGCTGTGACCATGAGGATGACTGCTGCTGCTAA
- the LCE4A gene encoding late cornified envelope protein 4A, protein MSCQQCQPPPKCPIPKCPLKCSQKCASLCPPPIPSCCGSSSGGCCSSGGGGCCLNHHRRRRPHCHRPQSSDCCGSGSSQQSGGSGCCSREGCC, encoded by the coding sequence ATGTCCTGCCAGCAGTGCCAGCCCCCTCCCAAGTGTCCTATCCCCAAGTGTCCCCTCAAATGCTCCCAAAAGTGTGCATCCCTATGCCCACCTCCAATCCCTTCTtgctgtggctccagctctgggGGCTGCTGCAGCTCTGGGGGAGGTGGCTGCTGCCTGAACCACCACAGACGCCGCAGGCCCCACTGCCACAGACCCCAGAGCTCCGATTGctgtggcagtggcagcagccaGCAGTCTGGGGGTTCTGGCTGCTGCTCCAGAGAGGGCTGCTGCTGA